The genomic DNA GTGCTACTAATAAGCCAAAGCAGATTAATATTATACTTGTTTTTTTTCGAGTAGGCATATTATACCTCCTATAAAATTCGTTCTTAAAAATTTCATGAGAGTTCAATGCCCCTCACAGAACCGTACTTGTGGATTTCCCACATACGGCTCTTCAGTCTAATTCACCTAGCATTAGACAAATAAAAGTTGTGTACTATTCTAGGTTTACTTAAAGGATAGTGTTTTAAATAACTATTATATTCAATCCAGTTCATTCTTTTCTTTTGGCTTTGTCTATTTAACCATTTGTAAACTAATTTGATTGTGTTATTATAAAATCTTACTAATCCTTTATAGTTTTCACTCACTCCATAATATTGATAATGTCCTCTGAGCTTAGAGTCTAATACTTTCCACCAATCTCTTGTTTTAACAAGATTTCTTACACTCTTGAGCCAAGTATTCATATCAACACATTTTGAAGCAAACTTTTTCCTGCTAGTTTTACGACCAACTTTAAAATATCCCCTTTTTGTTACATCACAATAGTGAGTAAAACCAAGAAAAGTAAAAGTATTTGTTTTTCTCTTCTGATTTTTAGCATTTTCTTGTTCATATCTGCCAAAACTGAAGTTACTACTCTTTTCTGGATGTAATTCAAGTTCATATTTATTAAATCTGCCTTTAAATGCTTTTTCTATTCTTTTAGCATCACTTTTAAGACTAACAAGGCATACAAAGTCATCTGCATATCTAACTAATTCACAATATCCTTTAGTATGAAATTTAACTACATTTTCAAACCATTCATCTAATACATAATGAAGAAATATATTGGCTAATATTGGACTTAAAATACTTCCTTGTGGTGTTCCTTTATCGCTCATAACAAGTAAATTATCTTCAACATATCCTGCTTTTAGAAACCTATTGATTAAA from Candidatus Woesearchaeota archaeon includes the following:
- the ltrA gene encoding group II intron reverse transcriptase/maturase, giving the protein MCTQDTELGNSRYKLLQISWYAERDKSVKFTSLAHLLDEEFLSDCYFSLNRNKAIGIDNISWEEYGKDLDNNLANLVIKLKQKKFKPQPAKRVYIPKGRGKTRPLGISSIENKIVERGITEILTAIYEQDFIDNSYGFRPHKNTHQALRKVNDSLSFKSINHIVEADIKGFFDNVSHDLLLNFLKVRISDSSLLFLINRFLKAGYVEDNLLVMSDKGTPQGSILSPILANIFLHYVLDEWFENVVKFHTKGYCELVRYADDFVCLVSLKSDAKRIEKAFKGRFNKYELELHPEKSSNFSFGRYEQENAKNQKRKTNTFTFLGFTHYCDVTKRGYFKVGRKTSRKKFASKCVDMNTWLKSVRNLVKTRDWWKVLDSKLRGHYQYYGVSENYKGLVRFYNNTIKLVYKWLNRQSQKKRMNWIEYNSYLKHYPLSKPRIVHNFYLSNAR